Proteins co-encoded in one Pseudomonas beijingensis genomic window:
- a CDS encoding Gfo/Idh/MocA family protein, whose protein sequence is MRIGLVGYGKGGRFFHAPLISSLPGATFVGVVTRSAERRQQLASDHPQAQAFDTLEQLVAAGVDAVVVSTPLDGRPAIVLQAIELGVAVVSDKPFAPDAAQAEAMVLAAERRNVPLSVYQNRRWDSDFLTLRKLLASGALGQVIRFESSVERYSPSSVGKGSGGGFLRDLGSHLVDQALQLFGPVVRVYAELDYRQPGQVFDNGFFMSLSHASGVISHLSGNCVQNAARPRFRVNGSQGCYTVEGLDGQEAQALAGLSPATEGERWGAEEHRRWGWFEHGTERERVTSERGCWLAFYQHLQTALQGAGPLPVEARDALATTRILDAARQSAEQGEVVRLSVSVGHGIKNE, encoded by the coding sequence ATGCGAATCGGACTAGTGGGCTACGGCAAGGGTGGGCGATTCTTTCATGCGCCGCTGATCAGCAGTCTGCCGGGGGCTACGTTCGTCGGCGTGGTGACCCGGTCCGCCGAGCGCCGCCAACAACTGGCCAGCGATCACCCGCAGGCCCAGGCCTTCGACACCCTCGAACAGTTGGTGGCGGCCGGTGTCGATGCGGTGGTGGTGTCCACGCCTTTGGACGGTCGCCCGGCCATTGTGCTGCAGGCCATCGAACTCGGCGTGGCGGTGGTCAGCGACAAACCGTTCGCCCCCGACGCCGCGCAGGCCGAGGCAATGGTGTTGGCTGCCGAACGTCGCAACGTGCCCTTGAGCGTGTACCAGAACCGCCGCTGGGATTCGGATTTCCTGACCCTGCGCAAATTGCTGGCCTCCGGCGCCCTCGGGCAAGTCATTCGTTTTGAGTCGAGTGTCGAGCGTTATTCGCCAAGCTCGGTGGGCAAAGGCAGCGGTGGCGGGTTCCTGCGGGATTTGGGCAGCCACTTGGTTGACCAGGCGCTGCAACTGTTCGGGCCGGTGGTGCGGGTTTACGCCGAGCTGGATTACCGGCAGCCCGGCCAGGTGTTCGACAACGGCTTCTTCATGTCCTTGTCCCATGCCAGTGGCGTGATCTCTCACTTGAGCGGCAATTGCGTGCAAAACGCAGCGCGCCCGCGCTTTCGGGTCAACGGCAGCCAGGGTTGCTACACCGTCGAAGGCCTGGACGGGCAAGAGGCCCAGGCACTGGCCGGGTTGAGCCCGGCGACCGAGGGCGAACGCTGGGGGGCTGAAGAACATCGACGCTGGGGCTGGTTCGAACACGGCACCGAGCGCGAGCGGGTGACCTCGGAACGTGGCTGCTGGCTGGCGTTCTACCAACACTTGCAAACCGCGTTGCAGGGCGCTGGCCCGCTGCCGGTGGAAGCCCGTGATGCACTGGCGACCACACGCATCCTCGACGCGGCCAGGCAGAGTGCCGAGCAGGGCGAAGTGGTGCGTTTGTCCGTGTCTGTAGGGCATGGAATAAAAAACGAATAA
- a CDS encoding methyl-accepting chemotaxis protein, with protein MDNGSVVAFNAVITTRVWVTNMATDGTLAGAVPASVPETKGAARWLTPTLQSLALALLLCGMALGGWSLYLGLPLVMLIVWLPRLRSRVAASAAPPTDTLAELTRDLSYTTSHNALSAAGVAYSVKQLAGKVQSQLDAAAQIVSNAESMIATEQATSQLSQQALGAASEAHRSSVAGRSELVESISRMHQLSQRANDSRELIEALSVRSDEIQRVSLVIQSIASQTNLLALNAAIEAARAGEHGRGFAVVADEVRGLAGRTAAATGEVGVMVADIQQRTTQVVEQIRQLAADLDSGVQQVEHTGQHLENIARLAAGVETQVSAIAQGTDTNREQLDSLFHAIEQMRSDLSISDQQTQRLAEAAVQMEGQAETISERLAEVGLDDYHQRVYDLAREGASQIAAQFEADIDQGRVSLEDLFDRNYQPIPNTQPAKFQTRFDRYTDQVLPAIQEPLLARHEGLVFAIACTQQGYVPTHNKVFSQPLTGDPQVDTLNNRTKRKFSDRTGIRCGSHQQPVLLQTYTRDTGELMHDLSVPIMLKGRHWGGLRLGYKPEKPR; from the coding sequence ATGGATAATGGCTCGGTAGTGGCGTTTAATGCGGTCATAACAACGAGAGTGTGGGTGACGAACATGGCGACAGACGGAACGCTGGCGGGTGCGGTGCCGGCCTCGGTACCCGAAACGAAAGGCGCGGCGCGCTGGTTGACGCCGACCTTGCAGAGTCTCGCCCTGGCCTTGCTGCTGTGCGGCATGGCTTTGGGCGGCTGGTCGCTGTACCTGGGCCTGCCGCTGGTCATGCTCATCGTCTGGTTGCCGCGCCTGCGTTCGCGCGTGGCCGCGTCAGCCGCACCTCCCACCGACACGTTGGCCGAGCTGACCCGCGACCTGTCCTACACCACCAGCCATAACGCGCTGTCGGCAGCCGGTGTCGCCTATTCGGTCAAGCAACTGGCCGGCAAGGTCCAGTCCCAACTCGATGCGGCGGCGCAGATCGTCAGCAATGCCGAGTCGATGATCGCCACTGAACAAGCCACTTCGCAACTTAGCCAGCAGGCCCTCGGCGCCGCTAGCGAGGCCCATCGCAGCAGCGTAGCCGGGCGCAGCGAATTGGTGGAGTCCATCAGCCGCATGCACCAGCTCAGCCAGCGCGCCAATGACAGCCGTGAGTTGATCGAGGCCTTGAGCGTGCGCAGTGATGAAATCCAGCGGGTCAGCCTGGTGATCCAATCGATTGCCAGCCAGACCAACCTGCTGGCGCTGAACGCGGCCATCGAGGCGGCCCGGGCCGGTGAGCATGGCCGTGGGTTCGCGGTGGTGGCCGATGAGGTCCGCGGCCTGGCCGGGCGCACCGCCGCGGCGACCGGGGAAGTCGGGGTGATGGTGGCCGACATCCAGCAGCGCACGACCCAGGTGGTGGAGCAGATTCGTCAACTGGCCGCTGACCTGGACAGCGGCGTGCAGCAGGTCGAGCACACCGGCCAGCACCTGGAAAACATCGCCCGGCTCGCCGCCGGCGTCGAAACCCAGGTCAGTGCCATCGCCCAAGGCACCGACACCAATCGCGAACAACTCGACAGCCTGTTCCATGCGATCGAGCAGATGCGCAGCGACCTGTCCATCAGTGACCAGCAGACCCAGCGTCTGGCCGAGGCGGCGGTGCAGATGGAAGGCCAGGCCGAAACCATCAGCGAACGCCTGGCCGAGGTAGGGCTCGATGATTATCACCAACGGGTCTACGACCTGGCGCGGGAAGGGGCGAGCCAGATCGCCGCGCAGTTCGAGGCCGACATCGACCAGGGTCGTGTCAGCCTGGAGGACCTGTTCGACCGTAACTACCAGCCGATCCCCAATACCCAACCGGCCAAATTCCAGACCCGTTTCGACCGCTACACCGACCAGGTCCTGCCGGCGATTCAGGAACCGTTGCTGGCCCGCCACGAGGGCCTTGTGTTTGCGATTGCCTGCACCCAGCAGGGTTATGTGCCGACCCACAATAAGGTCTTCAGCCAGCCGCTGACTGGCGATCCCCAAGTGGATACGCTAAATAACCGCACCAAGCGCAAATTCTCCGATCGCACCGGGATTCGCTGCGGCAGCCACCAGCAGCCGGTGCTGCTCCAGACCTACACCCGGGATACGGGGGAGTTGATGCACGATCTTTCCGTACCGATCATGCTCAAGGGGCGGCATTGGGGTGGTTTGCGCTTGGGCTACAAACCCGAGAAGCCACGCTAG
- a CDS encoding DUF2789 family protein has translation MEQPSYELTTLFDQLGLPSDDKAIDDFIMAHPLAPEIKLVDADFWEEHQRVLLKEWMRADGEEAVVVDQLNVRLHDGK, from the coding sequence ATGGAACAACCATCCTACGAACTCACTACCCTTTTCGACCAACTGGGCCTGCCCTCGGACGACAAAGCCATCGACGACTTCATCATGGCCCACCCGCTGGCGCCGGAGATCAAGCTGGTGGATGCCGATTTTTGGGAGGAACACCAGAGAGTCCTGCTCAAGGAATGGATGCGCGCCGACGGCGAAGAAGCGGTGGTGGTGGATCAACTGAACGTGCGCCTACACGACGGTAAGTAA
- a CDS encoding sugar ABC transporter ATP-binding protein, producing the protein MFASATASSAPAMTFQPDVSLDEPYLLEVVNVSKGFPGVVALSDVQLRVRPGSVLALMGENGAGKSTLMKIIAGIYQPDAGELRLRGKPVTFDTPLAALQAGIAMIHQELNLMPHMSIAENIWIGREQLNGLHMVDHGEMHRCTARLLERLRINLDPEEQVGNLSIAERQMVEIAKAVSYDSDILIMDEPTSAITETEVAHLFSIIADLKSQGKGIIYITHKMNEVFAIADEVAVFRDGAYIGLQRADSMDGDSLISMMVGRELSQLFPEREAPIGELVLSVRDLSLDGIFKGVSFDLHAGEILGIAGLMGSGRTNVAEAIFGVTPSTGGEILLDGQPVRITDPHMAIEKGFALLTEDRKLSGLFPCLSVLENMEMAVLPHYVGNGFIQQKALRALCEDMCKKLRVKTPSLEQCIDTLSGGNQQKALLARWLMTNPRILILDEPTRGIDVGAKAEIYRLIAYLASEGMAVIMISSELPEVLGMSDRVMVMHEGDLMGTLDRSEATQERVMQLASGLS; encoded by the coding sequence ATGTTCGCTTCAGCGACTGCTTCGAGCGCCCCGGCCATGACTTTCCAGCCGGATGTATCACTTGATGAGCCGTACCTGCTGGAAGTCGTCAATGTCAGCAAGGGCTTTCCCGGTGTGGTGGCCCTGTCCGATGTCCAATTGCGGGTGCGCCCCGGTTCCGTGCTGGCCCTGATGGGCGAGAACGGGGCGGGCAAATCCACCTTGATGAAGATCATCGCCGGCATCTACCAGCCGGACGCCGGCGAACTGCGCCTGCGCGGCAAGCCGGTGACGTTCGACACGCCGCTGGCGGCGTTGCAGGCCGGCATCGCGATGATCCATCAGGAACTGAACCTGATGCCCCACATGAGCATCGCCGAAAACATCTGGATCGGCCGCGAGCAGCTCAACGGCCTGCACATGGTCGACCATGGCGAGATGCACCGCTGCACCGCCCGGCTGCTGGAGCGCCTGCGCATCAATCTCGATCCCGAGGAGCAGGTGGGCAACCTGAGCATTGCCGAGCGGCAGATGGTGGAGATTGCCAAGGCCGTCTCGTATGACTCCGACATCCTGATCATGGACGAGCCGACCTCGGCCATCACCGAGACCGAAGTCGCCCACCTGTTCTCGATCATTGCCGACCTCAAGTCCCAGGGTAAGGGGATCATCTACATCACCCATAAGATGAACGAAGTGTTCGCCATCGCCGATGAAGTGGCGGTGTTTCGCGATGGCGCCTACATCGGCCTGCAACGAGCCGACAGCATGGACGGCGACAGCCTGATCTCGATGATGGTCGGGCGCGAGTTGAGCCAGTTGTTCCCAGAGCGTGAGGCCCCCATCGGTGAGTTGGTGCTGTCGGTGCGCGACCTGAGCCTGGACGGTATCTTCAAAGGCGTGTCCTTCGACCTGCATGCCGGGGAAATCCTCGGCATCGCTGGCTTGATGGGCTCGGGCCGGACCAACGTGGCCGAGGCGATTTTCGGCGTGACCCCGAGCACCGGCGGCGAAATCCTGCTGGACGGCCAACCGGTGCGCATCACCGACCCGCACATGGCCATCGAGAAGGGCTTCGCGCTGTTGACCGAAGATCGCAAGCTCAGCGGCCTGTTTCCGTGCCTGTCGGTGCTGGAAAACATGGAAATGGCCGTGCTGCCCCATTACGTCGGCAACGGCTTCATCCAGCAGAAAGCCCTGCGCGCCCTGTGTGAAGACATGTGCAAGAAGTTGCGGGTCAAGACCCCGTCGCTGGAACAGTGCATCGACACCTTGTCCGGTGGCAACCAGCAGAAAGCGCTGCTGGCGCGCTGGCTGATGACCAACCCGCGCATCCTGATTCTCGACGAACCGACCCGCGGCATCGACGTCGGCGCCAAGGCCGAGATCTATCGGCTGATTGCCTACCTCGCCAGCGAAGGTATGGCGGTGATCATGATTTCCTCGGAACTGCCGGAAGTGTTGGGTATGAGCGACCGGGTCATGGTGATGCACGAAGGTGACCTGATGGGCACCCTCGACCGCAGCGAAGCGACCCAGGAACGAGTGATGCAACTGGCCTCGGGCCTGTCCTGA
- a CDS encoding ABC transporter substrate-binding protein: MKRVRQWLAAWATFAVLVSPLPVSAATAPIHFADLNWESGSLITDILRVIVEKGYGLQTDTLPGTTITLETALANNDIQVIGEEWAGRSPVWVKAEAEGKVVALGDTVKGATEGWWVPEYVIKGDPAKGIKPLAPDLRSVEDLARYKHVFKDPESPDKGRFLNSPIGWTSEVVNKQKLKAYGLSDSYVNFRSGSGAALDAEISSTIRRGKPILFYYWSPTPLLGRFKLVQLQEPPFDAEAWKTLTDADNPNPKPTRSLASKLSIGVSVPFQKQYPDIAEFFSKVDLPIEPLNKALADMSEKRTPPREAAEAFLKAHPEVWQAWLPKEVADKVSAGL; the protein is encoded by the coding sequence ATGAAACGAGTTCGACAGTGGCTGGCCGCCTGGGCCACCTTCGCTGTGTTGGTTTCACCCCTTCCGGTGTCGGCCGCCACAGCGCCGATCCACTTTGCCGACTTGAACTGGGAAAGTGGCAGCCTGATCACCGATATCCTGCGAGTCATCGTCGAAAAGGGCTATGGATTGCAGACCGATACCTTGCCCGGGACCACCATTACCCTGGAAACCGCCCTGGCCAATAACGACATCCAGGTGATCGGTGAGGAATGGGCCGGCCGCAGCCCGGTGTGGGTCAAGGCCGAGGCCGAAGGCAAGGTGGTCGCCTTGGGCGATACGGTCAAAGGCGCGACCGAAGGCTGGTGGGTGCCCGAGTACGTCATCAAGGGCGATCCGGCCAAGGGCATCAAGCCCTTGGCGCCGGACCTGCGCAGTGTCGAGGACCTGGCGCGCTACAAGCACGTGTTCAAGGACCCGGAGAGCCCCGACAAGGGCCGCTTCCTCAACAGCCCCATCGGCTGGACCTCTGAAGTGGTCAACAAACAGAAGCTCAAGGCGTATGGCTTGTCTGACAGCTACGTGAATTTTCGCAGCGGCTCGGGGGCGGCGCTGGATGCGGAAATCAGCTCGACGATCCGCCGGGGCAAGCCAATCCTGTTTTACTACTGGTCACCCACGCCGCTGCTCGGGCGCTTCAAGCTGGTGCAGTTGCAAGAGCCGCCGTTCGATGCCGAGGCCTGGAAGACCCTGACCGACGCCGATAACCCCAACCCGAAGCCGACCCGTTCACTGGCCTCGAAGCTGTCGATCGGTGTCTCCGTGCCCTTCCAGAAGCAATACCCGGACATTGCCGAGTTCTTCAGCAAGGTCGACTTGCCCATCGAGCCGTTGAACAAGGCCCTGGCCGACATGAGCGAGAAGCGCACGCCACCCCGTGAAGCCGCCGAGGCGTTCCTCAAGGCCCACCCTGAGGTCTGGCAGGCCTGGTTGCCCAAGGAGGTCGCCGACAAGGTGTCCGCCGGTCTGTAG
- a CDS encoding ABC transporter permease: MNAILENKPAAAPTRSRRRLPTELSIFLVLIGIGLVFEMFGWIMRDQSFLMNSQRLVLMILQVSIIGLLAIGVTQVIITTGIDLSSGSVLALSAMIAASLAQTSDFARAVFPSLTDLPVWIPVVAGLGVGLLAGAINGSIIAMTGIPPFIATLGMMVSARGLARYYTEGQPVSMLSDSYTAIGHGAMPMIIFLVVAVIFHIALRYTKYGKYTYAIGGNMQAARTSGINVKRHLVIVYSIAGLLAGLAGVVASARAATGQAGMGMSYELDAIAAAVIGGTSLAGGVGRITGTVIGALILGVMASGFTFVGVDAYIQDIIKGLIIVVAVVIDQYRNKRKLKR, translated from the coding sequence ATGAACGCGATATTGGAAAACAAACCCGCAGCAGCACCGACCCGGTCTCGGCGGCGGCTGCCGACGGAGCTGAGTATCTTTCTGGTGCTGATCGGCATCGGCCTGGTGTTCGAAATGTTTGGCTGGATCATGCGTGACCAGAGTTTCCTGATGAACTCCCAGCGCCTGGTGTTGATGATTCTGCAAGTGTCGATCATCGGCCTGCTGGCCATCGGCGTGACCCAGGTGATCATCACCACCGGTATCGACCTGTCGTCGGGTTCGGTGCTGGCGCTGTCGGCGATGATTGCCGCCAGCCTGGCCCAGACCTCGGACTTCGCCCGGGCGGTATTTCCCTCGTTGACGGACTTGCCGGTGTGGATACCGGTGGTGGCGGGGCTCGGGGTGGGGCTGCTGGCCGGGGCGATCAACGGCAGCATCATCGCCATGACCGGCATCCCGCCGTTTATCGCCACCCTCGGCATGATGGTCTCGGCCCGTGGCCTGGCGCGCTACTACACCGAAGGGCAGCCGGTGAGCATGTTGTCCGATTCCTACACCGCCATCGGCCATGGCGCCATGCCGATGATCATCTTCCTGGTGGTGGCGGTGATCTTCCACATCGCCCTGCGCTACACCAAGTACGGCAAGTACACCTACGCCATCGGCGGCAACATGCAGGCGGCGCGCACATCGGGCATCAACGTCAAGCGCCACCTGGTGATCGTCTACAGCATCGCCGGGTTGCTGGCGGGCTTGGCTGGCGTGGTGGCTTCGGCACGGGCGGCGACCGGGCAAGCGGGCATGGGTATGTCCTATGAGCTGGACGCGATTGCGGCGGCGGTGATCGGCGGCACCAGCCTGGCAGGCGGGGTGGGGCGTATCACCGGGACCGTGATCGGCGCGCTGATTCTCGGGGTGATGGCCAGCGGCTTTACCTTCGTCGGTGTCGATGCCTACATCCAAGACATCATCAAGGGCTTGATCATCGTGGTGGCGGTGGTCATCGACCAGTACCGCAACAAGCGCAAACTCAAGCGCTGA
- a CDS encoding sugar ABC transporter substrate-binding protein, producing the protein MKTKTRIASLALSLMLTSGAALADLKIGVSMSQFDDTWLTYLRESMDKKAKSLPDGVTLQFEDARSDVVKQLSQVESFISQKVDALIVNPVDTAATQRITKAAVAAGIPLVYVNRRPDEPKLPEGVVTVASDDLEAGHMQMQYLADKMGGKGNIVILLGDLANNSTTNRTKGVKDVLAKYPGIKIEQEQTGTWSRDKGMTLVNDWLTQGRDFQAVVSNNDEMAIGAAMALKQAGTKKGSVLIAGVDGTPDGLNAIKKGQMAVSVFQDAKGQADGSIDTAVKMVKKQPVEQAVWVPYRLITPENVDQFK; encoded by the coding sequence ATGAAGACCAAGACCCGTATCGCCTCGCTGGCCCTGTCGTTGATGCTCACCAGCGGCGCTGCCCTGGCGGACCTGAAAATCGGCGTCAGCATGTCCCAGTTCGATGACACCTGGTTGACCTACCTGCGCGAATCCATGGACAAGAAAGCCAAGTCCCTGCCGGACGGCGTCACCCTGCAGTTCGAAGATGCGCGCAGTGACGTGGTCAAGCAACTGAGCCAGGTGGAAAGCTTCATCAGCCAGAAGGTCGATGCGCTCATCGTCAACCCGGTGGACACCGCCGCGACTCAGCGCATCACCAAGGCCGCGGTGGCTGCCGGCATCCCCCTGGTCTACGTCAACCGCCGCCCGGACGAACCGAAGTTGCCGGAAGGGGTGGTCACCGTCGCCTCCGACGACCTCGAAGCCGGGCACATGCAGATGCAATACCTGGCCGACAAGATGGGCGGCAAGGGCAACATCGTCATCTTGCTGGGTGACCTGGCCAACAACTCCACCACCAACCGCACCAAGGGCGTCAAGGACGTGCTGGCCAAGTACCCGGGCATCAAGATTGAACAGGAACAGACTGGCACCTGGTCGCGGGACAAGGGCATGACCCTGGTCAACGACTGGCTGACCCAGGGCCGCGACTTCCAGGCCGTGGTGTCCAACAACGACGAGATGGCCATCGGCGCCGCCATGGCCCTCAAGCAAGCGGGCACCAAGAAAGGCAGCGTATTGATTGCCGGGGTCGATGGCACGCCGGACGGCTTGAACGCCATCAAGAAAGGCCAAATGGCGGTCTCGGTGTTTCAGGACGCCAAGGGCCAGGCCGATGGCTCGATCGACACAGCGGTGAAAATGGTCAAGAAGCAGCCGGTCGAGCAGGCCGTCTGGGTGCCGTACCGCCTGATCACGCCGGAAAACGTCGATCAGTTCAAGTGA
- a CDS encoding TraR/DksA family transcriptional regulator — MTKEKLLAMPADDYMNAEQLAFFTKLLQNMKVETHERIEQNRIAIESLDTPADPADAASVEEERTWLVNAIDRDQRMLPQLEQALDRINDDSFGWCDDSGEPIGLKRLLISPTTKYCIEAQERHEQIDKHQRQA; from the coding sequence ATGACAAAGGAAAAGTTGCTGGCCATGCCGGCGGATGACTACATGAATGCCGAGCAGCTGGCTTTCTTCACCAAGCTGTTGCAGAACATGAAGGTCGAAACCCACGAGCGCATCGAACAGAACCGAATCGCCATTGAGAGCCTGGACACCCCGGCCGACCCGGCGGACGCTGCTTCCGTAGAAGAAGAGCGTACCTGGCTGGTCAACGCCATCGATCGCGACCAGCGCATGCTGCCTCAACTGGAGCAGGCCCTGGACCGCATCAACGACGACAGCTTCGGCTGGTGCGACGACAGCGGCGAGCCGATCGGCCTCAAGCGCCTGCTGATCAGCCCGACCACCAAGTACTGCATCGAAGCCCAGGAACGTCACGAACAGATCGACAAGCACCAGCGTCAGGCCTGA